The Kitasatospora setae KM-6054 genome contains a region encoding:
- a CDS encoding 30S ribosomal protein bS22: protein MGSVIKKRRKRMAKKKHRKLLKRTRVQRRNKK from the coding sequence GTGGGCTCTGTCATCAAGAAGCGTCGCAAGCGTATGGCCAAGAAGAAGCACCGCAAGCTTCTGAAGAGGACTCGCGTTCAGCGTCGCAACAAGAAGTAA
- a CDS encoding helix-turn-helix domain-containing protein — protein MSSGERPLQDVVFLTVAEVASVMRVSKMTVYRLVHSGELPAIRVGRSFRVPEQKVHEYLQESYVRLESA, from the coding sequence ATGAGTTCCGGCGAGCGTCCCCTGCAGGATGTCGTCTTCCTGACCGTGGCCGAGGTCGCCTCGGTGATGCGGGTGTCGAAGATGACGGTCTACCGTCTCGTGCACAGCGGTGAGCTTCCGGCCATCCGGGTCGGGCGCTCCTTCCGGGTGCCCGAGCAGAAGGTGCACGAGTACCTCCAGGAGTCCTACGTGCGCCTGGAAAGCGCGTAG